In Candidatus Methylomirabilota bacterium, a genomic segment contains:
- a CDS encoding Rieske 2Fe-2S domain-containing protein, translating to MPFVRVADAADIAPGKGTLVERDGVALAVFNAGGGRFYAVSPVCPHEDGPLAEGWLEGQTIVCPWHGYNFDLTTGACLVDPDLQIATYPVRVVDGAVEVELP from the coding sequence GCCGTTCGTGCGGGTCGCCGACGCGGCGGACATCGCGCCCGGCAAGGGCACCCTCGTCGAGCGGGACGGCGTGGCGCTCGCCGTGTTCAACGCGGGCGGCGGGCGCTTCTACGCGGTGAGCCCCGTCTGCCCGCACGAGGACGGGCCCCTCGCCGAGGGCTGGCTCGAGGGGCAGACGATCGTCTGCCCGTGGCACGGGTACAACTTCGACCTCACGACGGGCGCGTGCCTCGTCGACCCCGACCTCCAGATCGCCACGTACCCCGTGCGCGTCGTCGACGGCGCGGTCGAGGTCGAGCTGCCGTGA